A single Sorex araneus isolate mSorAra2 chromosome 8, mSorAra2.pri, whole genome shotgun sequence DNA region contains:
- the PINLYP gene encoding phospholipase A2 inhibitor and Ly6/PLAUR domain-containing protein — translation MRSSKTPGSFLLVFALLCTLLGLGCPLSCEMCRGSGPTCSGKVKTCEEGKDACVTVVGESSTKGHHSVNTYKGCMKYSDCYSGFVSTTMGPKDYMVSNTQCCQADGCNQGSVPPPQNNRTQNGLQCPACIQPFHETCPGTQAASCVGQENHCVYFAGNVQAGIIRTKFATRGCATESACNSKPGAQVPSASYLYFLRRADCMKATPVPQQG, via the exons ATGAGGTCCTCCAAGACACCCGGCTCCTTCCTGCTGGTCTTCGCGCTGCTCTGCACCCTGCTGGGTCTGG GATGCCCCCTGAGCTGTGAGATGTGCCGGGGCTCGGGGCCCACGTGCAGCGGAAAAGTGAAGACGTGTGAAGAGGGCAAGGACGCCTGCGTGACCGTCGTGGGGGAGTCGAGCACGA AGGGCCATCATTCCGTGAACACCTACAAGGGCTGCATGAAGTACAGCGACTGCTACTCGGGCTTCGTCTCCACCACCATGGGCCCCAAGGACTACATGGTCTCCAACACGCAGTGCTGCCAGGCCGACGGCTGCAACCAGGGTTCCGTGCCCC cTCCCCAGAATAATCGGACTCAGAATGGTCTCCAGTGTCCTGCTTGCATCCAGCCCTTCCATGAGACTTGCCCAGGGACCCAGGCGGCCAGCTGCGTGGGCCAGGAAAATCACTGTGTTTACTTCGCTGGCAACGTGCAGGCTG GTATCATCAGAACCAAATTTGCCACGCGGGGCTGTGCCACGGAGAGCGCCTGCAACTCCAAGCCCGGGGCACAAGTGCCCTCTGCCTCCTACCTCTACTTCCTGCGCCGTGCAGACTGCATGAAAGCCACCCCAGTCCCCCAGCAGGGCTGA
- the IRGQ gene encoding immunity-related GTPase family Q protein, with translation MPPPRGDVTALFLGPPGSGKSSLIAALCDKGVETIDIPEGRPESKIPSLRAAGPGLFLGELSCPPAAPGPWAAEADVLVLVLPGPEAHAEPLAPALGEAARTALARGTPLLAVRNLRPGEAQNELQVREQTETLLASAGLEAAALFVLPADCGGRDDCEELERLRAALESRAEALQRLLPPAQDGFEVLGAAELEAVREAFETGGLEAALSWVRAGLERLGSARLDVAVAGTSGVNLVLDVLLGLDPDDPGAAPASEPSGPTSYPAPERPNVVFWAVPLGPTSTATASHPAHYDALILVTPEAPAEKDWAPVRPLVLPDAPLACVRTDGKGENPESLEEGKVEKPASESLENSGGGGLEKGGGEGVEACVPGSQKAGVASGQQVGMAMKKSGSEDTDCPAVVSPEDEAWEVLEEAPPPVFPLRPGGLPELCEWLQRVLPAAQAGALLLALPPASPSAAQKKAAALRAGAWRPALLASLAAAAAPVPGLGWACDVALLRGQLAEWRRALGLEPAALARRERALGLAPGALAELTRFPGPVTRAEVEARLGAWAGEGTAGGAALGALSFLWPAGGAAATGGLGYRAAHGVLLQALEEMLADAEAVLALRGPLQ, from the exons ATGCCTCCGCCGCGGGGTGACGTGACTGCCTTGTTCCTGGGGCCTCCGGGCTCGGGAAAGTCTTCACTGATCGCCGCGCTGTGCGACAAGGGTGTGGAAACCATCGACATCCCCGAGGGACGGCCCGAGTCCAAGATCCCCAGCTTGCGCGCCGCCGGCCCAGGCCTCTTCTTGGGCGAGCTGAGTTGCCCTCCCGCGGCGCCGGGACCCTGGGCTGCTGAGGCCGACGTTTTGGTGCTGGTGCTGCCTGGGCCCGAGGCTCACGCAGAACCTCTAGCCCCGGCGCTGGGGGAAGCAGCGCGGACCGCCCTGGCTCGAGGGACTCCGCTGCTGGCAGTGCGCAATCTCCGTCCTGGAGAAGCGCAGAATGAACTCCAGGTCCGGGAGCAGACAGAGACCCTGCTGGCCAGCGCGGGGCTGGAAGCGGCTGCTTTATTCGTGCTGCCTGCTGACTGCGGTGGCCGTGACGACTGCGAGGAGCTGGAGCGCCTGCGGGCGGCGCTAGAGAGCCGGGCAGAGGCGCTACAGAG ACTCCTGCCACCGGCTCAGGATGGTTTTGAGGTGCTGGGTGCCGCAGAATTGGAGGCTGTTCGAGAAGCCTTCGAGACCGGCGGCCTGGAGGCGGCACTGTCATGGGTTCGTGCTGGCCTGGAGCGACTAGGTAGTGCACGGCTGGACGTGGCTGTGGCCGGCACTTCGGGTGTGAACCTTGTGCTGGACGTGTTATTGGGGCTGGATCCTGATGATCCTGGGGCAGCGCCTGCTTCAGAGCCTTCGGGGCCCACATCATACCCGGCCCCTGAGCGCCCCAATGTGGTGTTCTGGGCTGTGCCACTAggccccacgagcactgccaCTGCCTCCCACCCGGCTCACTATGATGCCCTTATCCTGGTCACCCCTGAGGCCCCCGCTGAGAAGGACTGGGCGCCAGTCCGACCCTTGGTGCTACCAGACGCGCCCCTGGCCTGCGTGAGAACAGATGGCAAGGGTGAGAATCCAGAGTCGCTGGAAGAAGGAAAGGTGGAGAAGCCCGCCAGCGAGAGTTTAGAGAACTCGGGTGGAGGGGGACTGGAGAAAGGTGGTGGAGAGGGTGTGGAGGCATGTGTCCCAGGATCACAGAAAGCAGGTGTTGCGAGCGGGCAGCAGGTTGGTATGGCCATGAAGAAATCAGGCAGCGAGGACACCGACTGCCCCGCTGTCGTGAGCCCAGAGGATGAGGCGTGGGAGGTGCTGGAGGAGGCACCACCGCCAGTGTTCCCCCTGAGACCGGGTGGGCTCCCCGAGCTCTGCGAGTGGCTTCAGCGCGTGCTCCCCGCGGCCCAGGCTGGGGCCCTGCTCCTGGCGCTGCCCCCGGCTTCTCCCAGCGCCGCCCAAAAGAAGGCAGCGGCGTTGCGAGCCGGAGCGTGGCGACCGGCGCTTCTGGCCAGCCTGGCAGCGGCGGCTGCCCCAGTCCCCGGGCTCGGCTGGGCGTGCGACGTGGCGCTCCTGCGGGGTCAGCTGGCCGAGTGGCGCCGGGCTCTGGGGCTCGAACCAGCGGCGTTGGCCCGCCGGGAGCGCGCGCTCGGCCTGGCGCCCGGGGCACTGGCGGAGCTCACGCGCTTCCCAGGCCCCGTGACACGCGCCGAGGTGGAGGCGCGGCTGGGCGCCTGGGCAGGCGAGGGCACGGCGGGGGGCGCGGCACTGGGCGCCCTCTCCTTCCTCTGGCCCGCGGGGGGCGCAGCGGCCACAGGCGGCCTGGGCTACCGCGCAGCGCACGGCGTCCTGCTGCAGGCGCTTGAGGAGATGCTGGCTGATGCCGAGGCCGTGCTGGCCCTCCGGGGTCCCCTGCAGTGA
- the ZNF576 gene encoding zinc finger protein 576, with protein sequence MQDPHPEEPVEELDSATEKSPRSPGNNLCHLGALQCTHCLITFADTKFQERHMKREHPADFVAQKLQGTLFICFTCARSFPSSKALIAHQRGHGPGTRPSAGAPPSAQPTFPCPDCGKTFGQAASLRRHRQAHEARAPPGPFACTECGQDFAQEAGLRALNAPGG encoded by the exons ATGCAGGACCCACATCCGGAGGAGCCGGTGGAGGAGCTGGATTCAGCCACGGAGAAGAGTCCCCGTAGTCCTGGCAACAACCTTT GCCACCTGGGGGCCCTGCAGTGCACCCACTGCCTCATCACCTTCGCCGATACCAAGTTCCAGGAGCGCCACATGAAGCGGGAGCACCCAGCGGATTTTGTGGCCCAGAAGCTGCAGGGGACCCTCTTCATCTGCTTCACCTGCGCGcgttccttcccctcctccaagGCCCTGATCGCCCACCAGCGCGGGCATGGGCCAGGCACCAGGCCTTCGGCAGGGGCACCTCCCAGTGCCCAGCCTACCTTCCCCTGCCCTGATTGTGGCAAGACCTTCGGGCAGGCAGCGTCTCTGAGGCGGCACCGCCAGGCACACGAGGCCCGCGCCCCTCCCGGTCCCTTTGCCTGCACTGAGTGTGGGCAAGACTTTGCCCAGGAAGCCGGGTTGCGAGCTCTGAATGcccctggggggtga